Proteins encoded within one genomic window of Lysinibacillus sphaericus:
- a CDS encoding CcdC family protein has product MLSNIPSQYYVIGSTIMAIIMGSFVMVLRMRASKKPTNEKKIIIPPIAMSSGALMFLFAQFRVPPMQILEAAAVGMVFSTILIATSKFEVKGHDIYLKRSKAFVFILVGLLIFRVVAKMILSSSIDVGELAGMFWILAFAMLLPWRIAMLIQFKKIKKTIPLKNM; this is encoded by the coding sequence ATGTTAAGCAATATCCCTTCTCAATATTATGTTATAGGTTCGACTATAATGGCCATTATAATGGGTAGCTTTGTGATGGTATTACGTATGCGAGCTTCCAAAAAACCTACAAATGAGAAGAAAATTATCATTCCACCTATTGCCATGTCATCAGGTGCGTTAATGTTTTTATTTGCACAATTTCGAGTGCCACCTATGCAGATTTTAGAAGCTGCTGCGGTAGGTATGGTGTTCTCGACCATTTTAATTGCTACTTCGAAATTTGAAGTAAAAGGTCACGATATTTATTTAAAACGTTCAAAAGCGTTTGTATTTATTTTAGTTGGGCTGTTAATCTTCCGTGTTGTGGCAAAAATGATTTTAAGTAGCTCGATAGATGTCGGGGAGTTAGCAGGTATGTTTTGGATTTTAGCATTTGCGATGCTATTGCCTTGGCGAATTGCAATGCTGATTCAATTTAAAAAAATCAAGAAAACGATTCCATTAAAAAATATGTAA
- a CDS encoding response regulator, with translation MEGDEYVPTVLVVDDTLFMRVTISNMFTEWGYEVVGNAVNGKEAVELYRELQPDLVTMDVTMPVMTGIAAVKRIIPEFPNAKIVMITALGQQKLIVEAIESGAKDFITKPFEPEKLRAVADQLVGQSC, from the coding sequence GTGGAGGGAGATGAATACGTGCCTACAGTTTTAGTAGTGGATGATACGCTATTTATGCGTGTTACAATCAGTAATATGTTTACTGAATGGGGTTATGAGGTAGTTGGCAATGCAGTGAATGGTAAAGAAGCTGTAGAGCTGTATCGAGAGTTACAACCAGATCTTGTAACAATGGATGTAACGATGCCCGTTATGACAGGTATTGCGGCTGTAAAAAGAATCATCCCAGAATTTCCTAATGCAAAGATAGTTATGATTACAGCATTAGGACAACAAAAATTAATTGTAGAAGCAATTGAAAGTGGAGCGAAAGATTTTATTACAAAGCCTTTCGAGCCAGAAAAATTAAGAGCTGTAGCAGACCAGCTAGTTGGTCAAAGTTGCTAA
- a CDS encoding cytochrome c biogenesis CcdA family protein, producing METDINVFLAFGAGFLSFISPCTLPLYPAFLSYITGMTLDELKSERGMMQRRAILHTLFFLLGFSIIFIMIGLGASLAREFFLNYQTLLRQVGAILIVIFGLMIVGLLQIDFLMKDRKFQFKNRPSGYIGSILIGIAFAAGWTPCTGPILMSIITLAGANPSSGFSYMFAYYLGFAIPFFVLSFFISRMNWIRKHSQKIVKVGGYIMIAVGILLFFDGLTYITRLLQPIFGGFIGF from the coding sequence ATGGAAACTGATATTAACGTTTTTCTAGCGTTTGGAGCGGGCTTTTTAAGCTTCATTTCACCGTGTACTCTGCCACTGTATCCAGCATTTTTATCATACATAACGGGAATGACTTTGGATGAGCTAAAATCTGAACGTGGCATGATGCAAAGGCGTGCTATTTTGCATACGCTATTCTTTTTATTAGGATTTTCAATTATTTTTATTATGATTGGTCTAGGCGCATCATTAGCAAGGGAATTCTTCCTAAACTATCAAACATTATTGCGTCAAGTTGGCGCCATTTTAATCGTTATCTTTGGGTTAATGATTGTAGGGTTACTGCAAATTGATTTTTTAATGAAAGATCGAAAATTTCAATTCAAAAATCGACCATCCGGCTATATAGGTTCCATATTAATCGGCATCGCATTTGCGGCGGGTTGGACACCATGTACAGGTCCAATTCTAATGTCCATTATTACGTTAGCTGGAGCAAATCCTTCTTCAGGGTTTAGCTATATGTTTGCTTACTATTTAGGTTTTGCCATTCCATTCTTTGTGTTATCATTCTTCATTTCACGTATGAATTGGATTCGCAAACACAGTCAAAAAATCGTAAAAGTTGGCGGCTATATTATGATTGCGGTGGGGATATTGTTATTCTTTGATGGTTTAACATATATCACGCGATTATTGCAGCCTATTTTCGGTGGATTTATTGGCTTCTAA
- a CDS encoding L-lactate permease yields MTFTQNFTAVGDSLTWSAIVAVIPILYFFWALAIKKMKGYMAGLTTLLVSLLLAAIAFKVPLGTAVMSATQGAVYGLLPIGWIIITSVFLYNITVKTGNFNIIRYSVLSITEDRRIQALLVAFSFGAFLEGAAGFGAPVAISAALLVGLGFNPLYAAGLCLIANTAPVAFGAIGVPITAMEGPTGIAAFEISKMVGRQLPFLAVFIPFFLIFIMTGFKKAWEVMPAILVSGISFAVTQFLSSNFLGPELPDVLSALVSLFALAVFMKFWQPKTIYRFASEQEITADTMSKKESYSGGTIIKSWSPFIILTAFISCWGIPVVKSALTGNYDGTNVILKGVNLVGQAMTFTAEVPLLHNQVVSGATGEAIAAFYKVELLGAAGTAILLSAIVSKFIFNVSWRNWGTTFFETLNEIKYPLITICSVVAYAYVTNTAGMMTTLALVLAKTGVLFPFFSPVLGWLGVFITGSDTSSNVLFAKLQQVTADSVGMEPVLALAANASGGVTGKMISPQSIAVAAAAVGLVGRESELLRFALKYSVMLLLFICILTFLQSNVLSWMIP; encoded by the coding sequence TTGACATTTACACAAAATTTTACTGCTGTGGGGGATAGTTTGACGTGGTCGGCAATCGTCGCTGTTATACCAATACTTTATTTTTTCTGGGCGTTAGCCATAAAAAAAATGAAAGGCTATATGGCAGGTTTAACAACTCTGCTTGTCTCTTTATTATTGGCTGCCATTGCATTTAAAGTGCCGCTAGGGACAGCGGTAATGTCCGCCACACAAGGGGCTGTGTATGGTCTACTACCAATCGGTTGGATTATTATTACATCGGTTTTTTTATACAATATCACGGTTAAAACAGGGAATTTTAATATTATCCGTTATTCTGTCTTATCGATAACCGAAGACCGCCGTATTCAAGCGTTACTCGTCGCGTTTTCATTTGGTGCATTTTTAGAAGGAGCCGCTGGTTTTGGCGCACCGGTTGCTATTTCAGCAGCATTATTAGTAGGTCTTGGTTTTAATCCGTTATATGCTGCAGGTCTTTGTTTAATTGCAAATACAGCCCCAGTTGCATTTGGTGCCATCGGTGTACCAATTACGGCTATGGAAGGACCTACGGGTATCGCCGCATTTGAAATTTCAAAAATGGTTGGACGTCAATTACCGTTTTTAGCAGTCTTTATTCCATTCTTCTTAATTTTTATTATGACTGGTTTTAAAAAAGCTTGGGAAGTGATGCCAGCCATTTTAGTATCTGGTATTTCATTTGCTGTCACACAATTTTTAAGTTCGAATTTTCTCGGTCCTGAATTACCGGATGTTTTATCTGCTCTAGTATCACTTTTTGCACTTGCCGTTTTCATGAAGTTTTGGCAGCCGAAAACGATTTATCGTTTTGCTTCCGAACAAGAGATTACAGCTGATACAATGTCTAAAAAAGAGTCGTACAGCGGAGGGACAATCATAAAGTCTTGGTCACCATTTATTATATTGACGGCTTTTATTTCTTGCTGGGGGATTCCTGTAGTCAAAAGTGCTTTAACGGGAAATTATGACGGTACAAATGTTATTTTAAAAGGGGTAAATTTAGTGGGGCAAGCGATGACATTTACGGCTGAAGTACCGCTTTTACATAATCAAGTAGTGAGTGGCGCAACGGGGGAAGCAATTGCAGCTTTCTATAAGGTAGAACTTCTAGGTGCGGCAGGTACAGCTATTTTATTATCTGCCATCGTTTCTAAATTTATTTTTAACGTTTCGTGGCGCAATTGGGGAACAACATTTTTTGAAACATTAAATGAAATTAAGTACCCGCTTATTACGATTTGTAGTGTCGTTGCCTATGCCTATGTGACAAATACAGCAGGTATGATGACAACGCTTGCTTTAGTTTTAGCGAAGACGGGTGTATTATTCCCATTCTTCTCACCTGTGCTAGGTTGGCTCGGTGTATTTATTACAGGATCTGATACATCTTCAAATGTCTTATTTGCCAAGCTCCAGCAAGTGACGGCTGATTCTGTTGGAATGGAACCGGTGCTTGCACTTGCAGCGAATGCATCGGGCGGTGTAACCGGTAAAATGATTTCACCACAATCTATCGCAGTCGCCGCCGCCGCGGTTGGACTTGTAGGGAGAGAATCAGAATTGCTGCGCTTCGCATTAAAGTATAGTGTGATGTTGCTATTATTTATCTGTATACTAACCTTTTTACAAAGTAATGTCCTATCTTGGATGATTCCATAG
- a CDS encoding FadR/GntR family transcriptional regulator gives MELKKIKPKKIYEEVSEMLYEKIRAGDLKPGDRLDSVEQLAEQLQVSRSAIREALSALKAMGLIEIKQGSGTFVKSTPSKQLDFPLSTLTLTNKKDVSHLLKVRKIIEVGAAASAAIHRTDEDIQTMLRILDDMKLAQGDGELGEKADFQFHAAISAASQNPLLATILDQVSGLMIETMKETRRIWLYSKKTTSEKLYDEHMQIFLAIKQQNEELAKHAMSSHLSNVEEVLMHYFDTTESTKE, from the coding sequence TTGGAATTAAAGAAAATTAAACCGAAAAAAATATATGAGGAAGTATCAGAAATGCTCTATGAAAAAATTCGAGCTGGCGACCTGAAACCAGGAGATCGTCTTGACTCTGTCGAACAACTTGCTGAACAATTACAAGTAAGTAGGTCTGCCATAAGAGAAGCCTTATCTGCACTAAAAGCAATGGGCTTAATCGAAATTAAACAAGGTTCCGGCACTTTTGTTAAGAGCACTCCATCCAAACAACTTGACTTCCCACTTTCAACACTCACATTAACAAATAAAAAAGATGTCTCCCATCTATTAAAAGTACGCAAAATTATTGAAGTGGGTGCCGCTGCCAGTGCTGCCATTCATCGGACAGATGAAGATATACAAACAATGTTGCGTATTTTAGATGACATGAAACTAGCACAGGGTGATGGAGAGCTTGGCGAAAAAGCGGACTTTCAATTTCACGCGGCAATCTCTGCTGCCTCTCAAAACCCCCTACTGGCAACAATTTTAGACCAAGTATCCGGTTTAATGATTGAAACAATGAAAGAAACGCGTCGTATTTGGTTGTATTCTAAAAAAACGACAAGCGAAAAATTATATGATGAACATATGCAAATTTTTCTTGCCATTAAACAACAAAACGAAGAGCTAGCAAAGCATGCAATGTCTTCTCATTTAAGCAATGTAGAGGAAGTTTTAATGCACTATTTCGACACAACCGAATCTACAAAGGAATAA
- a CDS encoding (Fe-S)-binding protein → MKVTLFATCLVDMFQGEVGKAVVEVLERLGCDIDFPENQICCGQPAYNSGYVQDSKNAMKKMITAFEHAQYVVSPSGSCAYMFKEYPEVFKGDPIWEAKAQALAAKTYEFTEFIVDILQIEDVGAHLEGKATFHTSCHMTRLLGVKEAPMKLLGNVKGLQYVELPGKDRCCGFGGTFSVKMGNISGEMVNEKVQNVEETEADILIGADAGCLINIGGRIERQGKPIKVMHIAEVLNCR, encoded by the coding sequence ATGAAAGTAACATTGTTTGCGACTTGTTTAGTCGATATGTTTCAAGGTGAGGTAGGAAAAGCAGTTGTCGAAGTTTTAGAAAGACTAGGTTGTGACATCGACTTTCCAGAAAATCAAATTTGCTGTGGACAGCCTGCTTATAATAGTGGTTATGTACAGGATTCGAAAAATGCGATGAAAAAAATGATAACTGCTTTTGAACATGCACAGTACGTCGTCTCCCCTTCTGGCTCTTGTGCTTATATGTTTAAAGAATATCCTGAAGTATTTAAAGGGGACCCTATATGGGAAGCGAAAGCACAGGCGTTAGCTGCTAAAACATATGAATTCACGGAATTTATTGTAGACATTCTACAGATTGAAGATGTAGGTGCACATTTAGAAGGTAAAGCGACATTCCACACCTCTTGCCATATGACTAGATTGCTCGGTGTGAAAGAAGCACCAATGAAATTATTAGGAAATGTTAAAGGTTTACAATATGTAGAACTCCCAGGAAAAGACCGCTGTTGTGGTTTTGGCGGCACATTTTCAGTAAAAATGGGGAATATTTCTGGAGAAATGGTCAATGAAAAAGTACAAAACGTAGAAGAAACGGAAGCAGATATTTTAATCGGTGCGGATGCGGGCTGCTTAATCAATATCGGGGGGCGTATTGAGCGACAAGGCAAACCCATTAAAGTGATGCATATTGCGGAAGTACTAAACTGCCGATAA
- a CDS encoding LutB/LldF family L-lactate oxidation iron-sulfur protein, protein MAMKTSDDRFNKRVSKELENTFMRGAVSSAQERFQTRRLQQADELGHWEEWRSHGEEIRQHVLANLDYYLYQLSENVANRGGHVYFAKTAEEATSYIQQIAEKKQAKKIVKSKSMVTEEINLNPALEQLGCEVIETDLGEYILQVGDHEPPSHIVVPALHKNKEQIRDIFKEKQGYEQTEKPEELALYVREKLRNEYLTADIGITGCNFAIAESGSITLVTNEGNADLVTALPKTQITVMGMERIVPTFEEMEVLVSLLTRSAVGQKLTSYITTLTGVKDEGDTDGPDEFHLVIVDNGRSAILGGEFQPILQCIRCAACVNACPVYRHVGGHTYGSIYSGPVGVVLSPLLGGYDDFKELPYASTLCGACTDACPVKIPLHQLIHRHRQVIVENEGRAPVSEKLLMKAFGLGASSPTLYKMATKMAAPAMSPFTKDNKISNGPGPLKAWTEARDFPAPNKENFRSWFNSRTKGGSE, encoded by the coding sequence ATGGCAATGAAAACAAGCGATGATAGGTTTAACAAGCGAGTATCGAAAGAGCTAGAAAATACCTTTATGCGAGGTGCGGTATCCAGTGCACAAGAACGCTTTCAAACGCGCCGATTACAACAAGCAGATGAGCTTGGGCACTGGGAAGAATGGCGTTCACATGGTGAGGAAATTCGCCAGCATGTTCTCGCCAATTTAGATTATTACTTATATCAACTGAGTGAAAATGTAGCAAATCGTGGTGGACATGTATATTTTGCTAAAACTGCCGAAGAAGCTACTAGCTATATTCAACAAATCGCCGAAAAAAAACAAGCGAAAAAAATTGTCAAATCTAAATCCATGGTAACAGAAGAAATCAATTTAAATCCCGCGCTCGAACAACTGGGCTGTGAAGTGATTGAAACAGACCTTGGCGAATATATTTTGCAAGTTGGAGATCATGAACCCCCATCGCATATCGTCGTACCAGCATTGCATAAAAATAAAGAGCAAATTCGCGATATATTTAAAGAAAAACAAGGCTATGAGCAAACAGAAAAACCAGAAGAACTAGCCCTTTATGTTCGTGAAAAACTACGAAATGAGTACTTAACAGCAGATATTGGCATTACTGGCTGTAACTTCGCTATCGCAGAAAGTGGCTCCATCACACTCGTTACAAATGAAGGAAATGCTGATTTAGTAACCGCCTTACCTAAAACACAAATTACTGTGATGGGCATGGAACGAATTGTGCCCACGTTCGAAGAAATGGAGGTCCTCGTTAGTTTATTAACGAGAAGTGCTGTTGGGCAAAAGCTAACAAGCTATATTACGACGTTAACTGGTGTAAAAGATGAAGGCGATACGGATGGGCCAGATGAATTCCACTTAGTTATTGTCGATAATGGCCGTTCAGCTATTTTAGGGGGGGAATTCCAACCAATTTTGCAATGTATTCGCTGTGCAGCTTGTGTTAACGCTTGCCCTGTATACCGTCATGTTGGTGGACATACGTACGGTTCAATTTACTCAGGTCCTGTCGGTGTTGTGTTGTCACCATTGCTAGGTGGTTATGATGATTTCAAGGAGTTACCATATGCCTCGACTTTATGCGGCGCTTGCACAGATGCATGTCCTGTCAAAATCCCATTGCATCAACTGATTCATCGCCATCGTCAGGTCATCGTTGAAAATGAAGGAAGAGCCCCGGTGTCCGAAAAGCTTCTTATGAAGGCGTTTGGCTTAGGTGCTTCCTCCCCTACTTTATACAAAATGGCAACGAAAATGGCAGCACCAGCCATGTCTCCATTTACAAAGGATAATAAAATTTCAAACGGCCCAGGACCATTAAAAGCGTGGACAGAAGCAAGAGATTTCCCAGCTCCGAATAAAGAAAATTTCCGAAGCTGGTTTAACAGCCGTACAAAAGGAGGTTCTGAATAA
- a CDS encoding LutC/YkgG family protein, protein MAGSIVNRDAFLSNIAKQLGRAPKTQLTKPVWQYQPQDRVLKDATKDELVAVLAKQCKNINTDVIVTTTENLATDLQKVVEQYGGRSVITWQDKRFKNYGLAQLMHTQWPQVDIELYVWDETQPEENIRQAEKANIGLTISEMTLAESGTAVLFSDKYRGRTISFLPEKSIILMPKSTIVPRITQAARWMSQKVQNGEHIASCINFITGPSNSADIEMIPVVGVHGPIKATYIVIEDQ, encoded by the coding sequence ATGGCAGGAAGCATTGTAAATAGAGATGCATTTTTATCGAATATTGCCAAGCAACTTGGACGAGCACCAAAAACACAACTAACAAAACCAGTTTGGCAATACCAACCTCAAGACCGTGTGTTAAAAGATGCTACGAAAGATGAACTCGTTGCTGTCTTAGCGAAGCAATGTAAAAATATTAATACTGATGTTATAGTTACTACTACAGAAAATCTAGCAACGGATTTGCAAAAAGTCGTAGAGCAATACGGTGGTCGCTCTGTCATCACATGGCAAGACAAACGCTTTAAAAATTATGGTTTAGCTCAATTGATGCATACACAATGGCCACAAGTCGATATTGAACTTTATGTATGGGATGAAACACAGCCAGAGGAAAATATCCGACAAGCCGAAAAAGCAAATATCGGTTTGACAATTAGTGAGATGACTTTAGCCGAATCTGGAACAGCCGTCCTATTTAGCGATAAATATAGAGGGCGAACGATAAGCTTTTTACCAGAAAAGTCGATAATTTTGATGCCAAAAAGCACCATCGTTCCACGCATCACCCAAGCAGCTCGATGGATGAGCCAAAAAGTTCAAAATGGGGAGCATATCGCTTCTTGCATTAACTTTATTACAGGTCCTAGTAATTCCGCAGATATCGAAATGATTCCTGTCGTTGGTGTCCACGGTCCGATTAAAGCCACTTATATCGTTATCGAAGATCAATAA
- a CDS encoding MFS transporter translates to MSEAAKYKKATYHLWTFTASKMIAMLGSHVLSFGISLYILAMTGSATSFATNMICSILPRALVAPLAGYVADNYSKKRTILIAQAGTILTMASLLFYTETIGMSVNAIYVTTVFYTLCSAFSSVTFTSAIATLVNPERLQRAMSFNQMSVSVAAVGGPVIGGMMYGFFSMEVFLIVHMVAYAIAFCLEATMNFNLYSTRGDTAKAEKIWQGLVGGFSYIKQHKVIKVVMWLSLWINLFFSAIVVGGTYIIIELLKVESTHFGFIEAAGAGGMLVASIYFASRAEIKVPLRFSKISLLLLSNSLSFAVIPLVTNLSYAMIVIFYIGLYFIFAIFEMGVNMPLGVFMQKLISEEYRGRVFGLMETMAMSMMPIGMLVYGVLYDSLPATGILLVTSIIIVVMTLVLLRRSVLKEAHPEFYDDKTLAKNSKLIPNR, encoded by the coding sequence ATGAGTGAAGCGGCAAAATATAAAAAGGCGACCTATCATTTGTGGACTTTTACCGCCAGTAAAATGATTGCAATGTTAGGGTCGCATGTATTGTCTTTTGGTATTAGTTTGTATATTTTAGCGATGACGGGTTCCGCTACCAGCTTTGCAACAAATATGATTTGTTCCATATTACCTAGAGCACTTGTTGCGCCATTAGCAGGATATGTCGCAGATAATTATTCAAAGAAACGAACAATATTAATAGCACAAGCTGGAACGATTTTAACGATGGCAAGTTTATTGTTTTATACAGAGACAATTGGTATGTCTGTTAATGCGATTTATGTGACTACCGTATTTTATACGCTTTGTTCAGCATTTTCGAGCGTAACCTTTACTTCAGCAATTGCAACACTCGTTAATCCAGAACGTTTACAGCGGGCAATGTCATTTAACCAAATGTCGGTGTCTGTAGCGGCTGTTGGGGGACCTGTTATCGGTGGGATGATGTACGGCTTTTTCTCTATGGAAGTATTTTTAATAGTTCATATGGTAGCGTACGCGATAGCCTTTTGCTTAGAGGCCACGATGAATTTTAATTTGTATAGTACGAGAGGGGACACTGCTAAAGCGGAAAAGATATGGCAAGGACTTGTTGGAGGCTTTAGCTATATCAAACAACATAAGGTCATTAAAGTTGTGATGTGGCTATCGTTGTGGATTAATTTATTTTTCTCTGCCATTGTCGTTGGTGGAACGTATATCATCATCGAATTACTAAAGGTTGAATCTACCCATTTTGGTTTTATTGAAGCAGCGGGGGCGGGTGGTATGTTAGTGGCCTCCATCTATTTTGCATCACGTGCCGAAATAAAAGTGCCACTTCGTTTTTCTAAAATAAGTTTATTGTTGCTTTCAAATAGCTTAAGTTTTGCGGTAATCCCTTTAGTGACGAATCTATCGTATGCAATGATTGTTATCTTTTATATTGGCTTGTATTTTATTTTTGCTATTTTTGAAATGGGTGTAAATATGCCTCTAGGCGTTTTTATGCAAAAGCTTATTTCCGAGGAGTATCGCGGACGCGTATTTGGACTAATGGAAACAATGGCGATGTCCATGATGCCAATTGGTATGCTTGTCTATGGAGTACTATACGATTCTCTCCCAGCAACTGGTATATTGCTAGTGACAAGTATAATTATAGTGGTAATGACACTTGTATTACTGCGGAGGTCAGTTTTAAAGGAAGCGCATCCTGAATTTTACGATGACAAAACGCTAGCAAAGAATAGCAAACTAATACCAAATAGGTAG
- a CDS encoding helix-turn-helix domain-containing protein — MDSLGTRIRKLRKERKLTLEALAADRLTKGMLSQIENDKAKPSMESLEYIAERLGVKASELLEQVASSDIRQLLEQVEIMFAEVRRGDADNHQQIVDIIQPYIEDFPLSYEAGRLLYIYADAQYEAGLLTWEAPLQQARQIFREINLLSHWLKTYILQLAILSENRRYNEAYRCILQVKEEVAHENYQLDSRDTAKLAYYICIFQLAIGEHEAGKQLIKETIEHAHQNQLFYHIDDLYRIGAYCAMIDGDFKQADKMIMKLEQYRMFVEQADVDAFIYVLKAHYYNNYTHDYKQALVEIEQFRALTGSTKLDSNFYYAEKGKSLYLLGRYAESLEAFNHYTEIPIFISHPYDLLSMNECFSYKALCYAQHGELTTAYEIAKKAYIDSIDLIDLPYKQKIEETYLTIKAQIDSR; from the coding sequence GTGGACTCTTTAGGCACGCGAATTCGCAAATTACGAAAAGAACGAAAATTAACATTAGAGGCGCTTGCTGCCGATCGTCTAACAAAAGGTATGCTCAGCCAAATAGAAAACGATAAAGCGAAGCCATCAATGGAAAGCTTAGAATATATTGCGGAACGACTTGGAGTCAAAGCAAGTGAACTACTTGAACAAGTAGCATCCTCTGATATACGTCAGTTGCTGGAGCAAGTAGAAATTATGTTTGCTGAAGTAAGACGAGGAGATGCGGATAACCATCAGCAAATTGTTGATATCATTCAACCTTATATAGAAGATTTCCCTCTTAGCTATGAAGCAGGACGTTTACTGTATATCTATGCTGATGCCCAATATGAGGCAGGTTTATTGACATGGGAGGCGCCGCTACAACAAGCACGGCAAATATTTAGAGAAATTAATTTATTAAGCCATTGGTTAAAAACTTATATTCTACAACTCGCTATTTTGTCAGAAAATCGTCGATACAATGAGGCTTATCGCTGTATTCTACAAGTAAAAGAAGAAGTTGCACATGAAAACTATCAGTTAGATTCCCGAGATACTGCAAAATTAGCTTATTATATTTGTATTTTTCAACTAGCCATCGGTGAACATGAAGCTGGTAAACAACTCATCAAAGAAACGATAGAACATGCACATCAAAATCAATTGTTTTATCATATCGATGATTTATACCGTATTGGTGCCTATTGTGCGATGATAGATGGTGACTTCAAACAGGCGGATAAAATGATTATGAAGTTGGAGCAATATCGCATGTTTGTTGAACAAGCTGATGTCGACGCCTTTATATACGTCTTAAAAGCCCATTATTATAACAATTATACTCATGATTATAAGCAAGCATTAGTTGAAATCGAACAATTCCGTGCACTTACTGGCTCCACTAAACTAGATTCGAATTTTTATTACGCTGAAAAGGGAAAATCGTTGTATTTACTTGGTCGTTATGCGGAATCACTTGAGGCCTTTAACCACTATACAGAAATCCCTATTTTCATCTCACATCCTTATGATTTACTTAGTATGAATGAATGTTTTTCCTATAAAGCTCTTTGCTATGCACAGCATGGTGAATTGACGACTGCCTATGAAATTGCCAAAAAAGCTTATATTGACTCAATCGATTTAATTGACCTTCCATATAAGCAAAAAATTGAGGAAACCTATTTAACGATTAAAGCACAAATCGATTCGAGGTAA
- the rarD gene encoding EamA family transporter RarD, with amino-acid sequence MSNEKKGVWAAFLAYAIWGAFPLYWKLLEHVPSMEILLGRVIWSFVFTVLVVSIVGMRKDLIADLKYLWTHQKSFWQLACASFVISMNWYLYIWAVTHEHLIETSLGYYINPLLSVIFGVVFFKESLSRAQWVATAIAFIAVIILTVNYGTVPWVAILIALSFAIYGVLKKKITLDATRGLAIETLFILPFALGYYVYLFTTSQASFLHVNIQTDVLMVVSGIVTAVPLILFAKGAQNIPLYLLGFIQYVAPTIVLILGVVLYKEPFSPVELLAFSIIWIALLLFSGSKILEIRKAHHKSA; translated from the coding sequence ATGTCAAACGAGAAAAAAGGAGTATGGGCAGCGTTTTTAGCCTATGCTATTTGGGGAGCATTCCCACTTTATTGGAAACTGCTTGAGCATGTGCCGAGTATGGAAATATTATTAGGGCGTGTCATATGGTCTTTCGTCTTTACAGTATTAGTAGTGAGTATTGTCGGTATGCGTAAAGATTTAATAGCTGATTTAAAATATTTATGGACGCACCAGAAGAGTTTTTGGCAACTAGCTTGTGCTTCCTTTGTTATTTCAATGAATTGGTACTTATATATTTGGGCAGTAACACATGAACATTTAATAGAGACAAGCCTTGGCTATTATATTAATCCACTATTGTCGGTTATTTTTGGTGTGGTCTTCTTTAAAGAGAGTTTGAGTCGTGCACAATGGGTTGCAACAGCAATTGCCTTTATTGCGGTCATCATATTAACGGTAAACTATGGAACAGTGCCTTGGGTGGCAATTCTTATTGCGTTATCATTTGCTATTTACGGGGTATTGAAGAAGAAAATTACCCTGGATGCAACAAGGGGACTTGCCATTGAAACGCTATTTATCCTGCCGTTTGCACTAGGATATTACGTCTATTTATTTACAACAAGCCAAGCGTCATTTTTACACGTCAATATCCAAACGGATGTACTCATGGTCGTGAGTGGGATTGTAACAGCAGTGCCCTTAATTTTATTTGCAAAAGGTGCTCAAAATATTCCGCTTTATTTATTGGGCTTTATACAATATGTGGCACCGACCATCGTGTTAATTTTGGGTGTCGTTCTGTATAAGGAACCGTTCAGCCCAGTAGAGCTGTTGGCATTCAGTATTATTTGGATAGCCTTATTATTGTTTTCTGGTTCAAAAATTTTAGAAATAAGAAAAGCACATCATAAATCTGCGTAA